In the Wyeomyia smithii strain HCP4-BCI-WySm-NY-G18 chromosome 2, ASM2978416v1, whole genome shotgun sequence genome, one interval contains:
- the LOC129721784 gene encoding dentin sialophosphoprotein-like, giving the protein MDWKLLWIFGCTVLFSVYGIEEPRASSYVYRSFDSVPSHVVYLRPARARLSFPSSDKHAAIEIKANLRHAGDSSEESGTTDDSAEAESKVLSLKGSREFVESEEAFDEHHNSKDGTKNRHGFNKQHNLKKESKGSHGKENHSHSYAKEGEKDKSHHDEDSYQQNHHDKEHHTRGGKHSEKKHHKKGSKTTGYHNVYHKDEFKKEHIFYDTADHSGSFRKYGSSHKEQSDDNGEYANGGHKEESRTKKKHSQKGYSTDGKYDSNHNEFKKDRKDTNDYRHRSEFKNENRQFGSNEHGYKIYHQ; this is encoded by the coding sequence ATGGATTGGAAGCTGCTGTGGATTTTCGGATGTACTGTTTTGTTTTCGGTGTATGGCATTGAAGAGCCAAGGGCTAGCTCGTATGTGTATAGAAGTTTTGATTCAGTTCCAAGCCACGTGGTATATTTAAGACCTGCACGGGCAAGACTCTCATTTCCCTCATCGGACAAGCATGCAGCAATAGAAATAAAAGCTAATTTAAGACATGCCGGAGACAGTAGTGAAGAAAGTGGAACAACTGACGATAGTGCAGAAGCTGAATCGAAGGTGTTAAGCTTAAAAGGGTCTAGAGAATTCGTCGAATCGGAGGAAGCATTTGATGAACATCATAACTCAAAGGATGGAACGAAAAATCGTCACGGTTTCAACAAGcagcataacttgaaaaaagaaaGCAAAGGCAGTCACGGAAAGGAGAATCATTCCCATTCCTATGCGAAAGAAGGAGAAAAGGATAAATCCCACCACGATGAAGATTCTTATCAGCAAAATCACCACGATAAAGAGCATCATACCCGAGGAGGCAAGCATAGTGAAAAGAAACACCACAAAAAGGGATCAAAGACCACTGGGTACCACAATGTGTATCACAAGGACGAATTCAAGAAAGAGCACATATTTTACGACACTGCTGATCACTCTGGATCGTTCAGAAAGTACGGATCCTCGCACAAAGAACAGTCTGATGATAACGGGGAGTATGCCAATGGTGGACACAAGGAGGAATCGCGTACAAAGAAAAAACATTCCCAAAAGGGGTACTCGACAGACGGAAAGTACGATAGTAATCATAATGAGTTCAAAAAAGATCGGAAGGATACAAACGATTACCGGCATCGGTCAGAGTTTAAAAACGAGAATAGACAGTTTGGGTCAAATGAGCATGGATACAAAATTTATCatcaataa